The Accipiter gentilis chromosome Z, bAccGen1.1, whole genome shotgun sequence DNA window TGTAGTAAAGAAGAATAACATATTCATGACCTCAGCTCTTCTTCAAAGAAACCCTGACTTGATCAGAAGTACAAAAGAAGGTAACTGTCAATGCAATATTTATTCACTGTACTTCCACAAAGGCATTCTTAACAGAccaaaaagacataaaaatgacAACTCTTCTCTATGCTGAGTGATAGGCTAAGAATCTTTGTGACATAAGTTATTTGTTTGACAGTGTAAATATCCTGTGAGCTCTGTTCTGAGCCGCTGCTCTGACTACTCAATTCCTGAGTGGACTGAATATAACCTTGAATAGTGAAATTCCACATTCCTAACTGAATAACTCTGCTCCTGGAGAGGGTAGTGAAGAACCGTCTTGGCGTCTGCAGGTGCAGGATTAAATTTGAAATAGCAGAAGACAGATCTAACACAAAGCAGTAAATATAAGTATAAATATAAACAcgtatttaaatacataaatacaaatatattttatacatctaaacaactattttttttatttaacatattATCTTTTAATTCTGGTAGGATCATGGGGTTGGTGTCACTACAGAGTTGTGCATTTTAGAATGGATTACAAAATTTCAGAATGTGTAGCAAGTAAacaataaatgctatttaaatatgctttgaaGCTTTCAGTTGAAGGAGGCAAGACACATAGGTATGAattagatgggaagaaaaagtctctgtttaaatattttgtctttgtattttgcaAGGATCCTTGTCACAAAGTCAATTGCGGAATGTCATTAGACCTGCCATTTTACAACCCCCACAAGCCCTGGCCTGTCCTGAAAATCCTGTAGTATCTCCAGTGACTAAGAAAGAAGCATATgttcaggtaaaaagaaaagtagttttaCTGGCTAATGTATGTTTGCAGCTCAAATACAAAAACCCAGTGCTGTCTTAAAGCAGTTAATTATTCCACTGCCTGATTTTCAAGAAAGTTCCCCTCTCAGTTTCAGTGGAATCGATGGATCTCTGACATGGTGTGAACTGTTAAGCTCGTGCTGGCTGTGTTTGAAAACACATCTCTTCTCTGCAGGCTGTCTCAGCTTTCAGATATCAGGGTTCTGTGGGCAAACCAGCTTTGGGAATTttttggattttgtttatttagaaagcaacattttagcattttgatTAAGGGCACTGGCTTAGTACACAGCTGGAGGAAGCTCAGCCAACTaccgcatatatatatatatatatatacgcctCGGTGACTCTGGACTTCTAGCAGACCTGTTTATAGCAGAAAATAAGCTTGGTCTAATTAATTCATCGGGTTTTACCATTCCTAGCTATCTGAAGACAGGTCTTATTCCTCAGCTGAGAATTCAGTGAGTTCCAAGACAGCAGTGAGGTCATCTACTACCATGAATCTTTCTACCTCTAAAACAACACAGtaagtttttctttattgtattccTGCACCATTTTGTCATTTGGCCTATGGCACGCCCTTTTGTCCTACATGTCTAACATGGTACTAAGCCCGTGGTATCTACACCCACACAATGCTCAGTGGTGTTTGTGTGTAGTGCCAGAATTTGTGGGTACTGACTTGAGCTCCGTACACCACAAGAAATGGACTCCTGCTGGAAATTAATCTCTGTGGGACAGATTGTTTCTCATTAGCAACCCCCAAGCCAGAAACTATTTTGGTTTGCCATGTCATGCAGCTTTGGCAGTTCAAAATATGTCCCAGTTTTGAATGTTTACagtcatctttgtgtccctttgGAGAGCTCTATTCTGATTGCATGGCTGCTGCATCTCATAAACAGATGCAGAGAAACTCAGCAATTACAAAAATATGTGAGCATCTTGGACACAGAAGACATGAAGACGACCATACAGGACTGATCTGGAAGACAAGGTCAGTGCTGCAACCGATCTTCTACTTCCGTGCACACGCCAGAGTTTCTGGGATGAACAGCTGGCTGTGATGATTGTGGTAGGGTGGCATCTTTGTGCAGACATGGGTTGACCAGAACAGGCTTGAATGTCTGCATGAGGAAGCTGACTTGCTTGGGCTAGGACGTTGCCCCTTGCCTCTGACTGAAAGAGCTCATACCGGTGCAGAAGCGGGCTATTGCCTCTCTCTGGAGACTGGCTCATGAGAATGTTAGGTCTGTGGTTAGCCAGCAGGTTATCTTGTAGGTATTAATACTGCTTGCTGATGGTTGATGAGGGTTGTTTGCCTGGAAGTTGTGAGCATCAGGAATACGCCTGAGATCAGTTGTGATGagagaatgacattttaaaatggctaGGGCCACAGATAGCACATCTGGGATGttgcctcctttccccctcccacccaaagAGGGCAGAGAACGTCTTAACTGCAAAGGAGTCCAGTCCAGTCTCCTTCAGGGCTGGATGGGCCACAGATAAAGCTTCCTGCACACAACGTTTGGGATGCACAGTGCTGGGGTTCTGAGGAAGTAAGGAGTGTTTAGGTGCACAGAGAACTTAGATTCTTAGTCTTTGTCAACAAGAAGAGCATAATTAGAGGGCAGATGCTCACTGTGATTTTGGAAGAGCCAGCCTGTCCTTGTCTATCACAGTTAATGCTGTCTATCACAGTGATGGTGCCCTGTGAGAACAACATGGAGCCAACAGAGCATGCTGGAATTTTAGCAGATTCAAAATGATGGCAATGCATATACCAGAAAAGCTAAAGGGAAGGTGGTACTGACTTCAAAATCAGTTGCTATCGCTACTCAAATCTATTTACTTTCTGTCAGCTGCACAATATCTCGGAAAAGATAGGTGAGTGGCTTTCTTTTGTGAAGTAGATGGACACAGAAATGCAATGCAGTGTTTGAGTGCTGACAAGTTACAAGACTTAAAAGTGCTtatggtatttcttttccttttcttttttaaaaaggaaattgctaatCTCTTTGGGGTATTCATGCCTCATTAATTCTGCATATCGCAGTTGTGGTAAATGTTGGTTTATTTGACAAgttgaaaactaatttaaatacaACCAGGTGCTTACTGCTCTTCTGAGATTGCAGGGGGTGTAAGTGCCATTCTTCCGATGTGTATTAAGTGActgatgctttaaaatacttcagtagagtcttttgggcatagCTGTTTTCTCATAGATAGCTTGACAACAAGTATTCAAACAAACAACTTTATTATAAACTCCGTATACATGCTAAACAGTAGTAAACATTGCAGCCAGACCTGCTCATTGCTAAGTAAAgaattttctgagtttgtttttaattatcagtCGAGATGTAGCTagtgtttatttacaaaataaaatgcagacacaCTCAACAGCAGGgattgctgctgcctgcaaacgtccctcttgctttcctcctcttccacctcttctCTATGTGACATGATTCTGTAGAGAGATGAATGAAAATGGTTTGTTAGGCCTCTGCAGTTGCTGCAGCTGTCCACGTCCCAGGAAATCACCAATGGTTCCGTTTCCTGAACGGGCTGTAGTaatgaactgaaaagaagaaatttgcagTTTCTTAAGTCGGCTTAAAAACTTGGAGAGAAGATTGTGTCGTAAGTGACAGAAATGTAATGCTGGGAAAGCTCAGGCTTCTGGTCATGTATTCAGCTCTGCACAAGGATTTGCTTGGAAAACTGACAGGGTTTAAGGCCGGCACTGGAACTGGCAGCTACTCAGACCCTTCTGGACACTCTGAGGACAGTACCTGGATCTACTCCCTTTCCGTAGTCCCTTTCCAGTATCTTATCcacatttctccttctcctgttctCCCTTGTTAGTGTTCATTCCCTGAATTCAGTGCCTCTGTTTTGAATCTCCATGGCAATGTCATCCCGGGCACACTTTGTTCTTGCCCTGCAGCAACATAAGGGTATTGAAGTTTTAATACAGCTTTAAGGCTGGCACTTCCAATTAACTGTCcggaagaagaaagatcctgcaccagttacttcttccttacatttccaaaaataatcaaaatccatttcccacattatttcttttgagacaaacctctactttcaggtttttttactcttccAGACTGCTATCCTTCCCAAGTTGCTACCGGAGCAGCCTAGAAGCAGCCGACAAAATTTCGGGATGCAAACTGATCACAATTCAGTCAATTTTAGTGGGCAGTTTTCTTAAGGATTAGAAACTCATTAGTTTAAACACACTTTAGATTCCCTGTTCATGGCCCAAAACACATATGGAAGGCTTCAAGGCTGAAAAGGGAtggattttctgatttctttttcttatttgctcTTAGTCTTAGCAACACATCGAGCATGAGAATGTTAAggaatattttgttcttcaagtgtAAAATGGAGATAGCTTGTCCTTGGGAATTCCTTCATCCTGTGTGAAGAGATTTCAAGCACACTGTATTTGTGAACACAGAAACTAAGTTTTAGAGGCAACCGCCAAAGTTCTGGCAACAAACCCAGCTTCTTAACAGGAATATCCTCTGCACGACATAGGTGCTGTTAAGCCCTCTCAAGGGTGATGAATGATCTGGAAGAGCAGATAAGTGGTGCTGAAGTATGCAGTTTGTGACAGAACATCAGATTGTCTTCCTGCCAAGTCATccttctggaagaggaagagactAGAACTTGGATGGTTTTGCCTTGTGGCCAGCAAGAGATGCAGTGATTAAGCTCTACAGAacgcatagaatcatagaatcatttaggttggaaaagaccttcaagatcatcgagtccaaccatcaaccatgcccactacaccatgtcctgaagtaccccatctactcgatTTTTGAATACCgccagtgatggtgactcaaccatttccctgggcagcctattccaatgtctgacaactctttcagtaaggaaatttttcctaatatccaatctaaatctcccttgccgcaacttgaggccatttcctctcgtcctatcactagttatttgatagaagagaccagcacccacctcactacaacgtccttacaggcagttgtagagagcgatcaggtctcccctcagcctcctcttctccaggctaaacagccccagctccctcagccgctcctcacaggacttgtgctccaggcccctcaccagcttggttgcccttctctggacacgctccagcacctccatgtctttcccgtagtgaggggcccaaaactgaacccaggactcgaggtgcggcctcaccagtgcccagtacagggggacgatcacctccctgctcctgctggccacactatttctgatacaggccaggatgccgttggccttcttggccacctgggcacactgcatgAACCACCTATAagccttttgtgaaaaaaaacccaaaacaaacaacacccccccccccgccccaaaccagcAGCAAGAACAACTTCCACACGAAGTTTCCAAGGACTTCCTAATGACTTTTATAAAAAGTGGATCCTGTCACATTTAAAGTGGCTGTGTAATTAGCAGGTCAAATCACAGCTGTACTTACATTAGAATATCCTTGAATGTAATCCACAAGTAATACACTTTTTACAAGTTGTGAGtatgttactatttaaaaatgcattcgcTACCTTCTCTTAAAACCTGAGAGGTAAGAGGCTAACTGAGAGTAGTTAAACTCAGGgtggcaatgcaaaaaaaaattgatgttttTTATCTGGAAAACCTGAGACactaagaaggaagaagggacagaggaggagaaggacaagTGTTGTTTTAATGTATCTTCTGCCAGAACCAGTCACATTCCAGATCCTAAATGTAAAGTGATGTATCTACTGTATGAAATTTTCTCCTCAATCTGTATCCCCCATCTATAGCAGGCCAGTACCAAAGGATTGCAAGTATttagttttcttcacttcttaTTTTAAGTATATCTATGGAACAGGTCAttgaaaaatggagagaagatctttcttcttgttttagttATAACTTCTCATAAGCCACCTGCTATCATGcctttacatttttgcagtatttacGTGAATTGAAAGTGTGTGCATTAGAATACActgcttctctgcctttccaAGACATTAGGTAGATGACCGAGGAGTGCCTGTAAGGCATTGGGGAGGACAGTATTCTGAAGGGCATGAGAGCTGTAGGAACATGAAGGGATAATTGTTAATCATTGGTAGTCTTTTGGTGGagcaaaaggaaacagggaaagaaatgtaACGCATTAAAGTTTCTGGAGTAAGACACTTCCCTGAGGAGGAGGCGGCATGTTGTTTTGCTTGTTATTCTTCGCTTTTAAGGAACATCCTCAGTAACCTTCATGAAATACAGTGTGATACTCTGTTCCTTTAGTGAAATGTTACAGAGAGAATATTCTCAGATTCTCTTAAAAGATTTTGTCTGATTACTTAAGTagtcattttttgtttgtctttaatgTAAGGTGTGGAAAAGTAAATGCGTGAACTTATTTGTATTCTTTACAAAGTTCTAAAGAGTTCTAAGTCACATTGTTATGTTATTTTGTTCCCACAGAAGTCAGTTGTTTGAAGATGAAAGTGTACAAAACAGCAGCAATTCTgattttgtgtttggagaaaacATGGTTGAGAGAGTTTTGGTAAGATCAGTAAATGCTGGCAGACTTTTTATCAATGTTAATGTACTCctgagtataatttttttcagagattgatTCTTTTTAGGTCATCCTGTTCTTTTAAAGATGTGAGTAAATATGATTCCAATGACTGCTGAGGAGAAAGTAACTTAATATTTGCTGTAGAAGGGGTAGGCATCTCTATCTTCCCCGTCCTAGATAAGTACTCCAGTTACTAGCCTGTACTAGTACGCGCttctcttttgctcattttttaaccCGAAAAAGTTTGTTTTTATATTCCATGTAAAGTGGGACAactaaaatacaagataaaagaaTGTGCTCCATACTGCTCTAATAATTTCCATCATAACTGTTAAGAGATGGGAGAAATTAGTATGAGGGGAAAATCGAACATCCATCCTAGATAGCGTCCGTGTTCAACTATGTTGTATGTGCTGTGAGATAGCTTAATGGATCAAGTCCTGAAGGAAACTCAGACAAAAAGGTGGTTCCCAAGCTGAGGACTGCACCATTTAAAAGGgaattgaaattcagtttctagtAGAAGTAGAATGAAAACAGTATGCGTATCTGCCAGTGAAAAAGCTTGGCAACCATAGGTCTGGGTTATGACTTCTGACCAGGATTTAGGTATGAGGTAGGAGTTGGGCCACTGAGCATTGTCAGGAGccagaagcatttatttagatATGCCTAAGGAACTTTATCTGCAAAAACTGAAGGTCGTGGAAATTCTTAATCCTTCTGAGGTTAAGTTTGTGGTGTCTGAAAGTTTTCACCTATTCTTCTGGGGCTTAAGTGCTTAAACTGGAAATTAGCTGGTACTTAAACCTCTAAGTCCTTCAGTGGATTTAAATCCTAGTCCAGGATCCATACAGAGAGGCCATTCTTCTTGGTGGGAGAAAGACATACTGATTTTATGACAATAAAGTTACTTCCACTTGAGACTGAAATTGTATCATCTGGGTCAGTTTTTACTCTGAAGATACTCCATTTTCTAATCTTCAGCCTAGCATGCATTAAATGATTCGATGTTGTATCTGATATGAAGTAACAtagccattttatttaaataggaattattatttcccctgttttttcctAGAGTCCTGAAAAGCATCCCCAGCCGTGTAATGGAGCTGATTCATACAATGGAGAAATAACATCCATGTACATAGAACCTTTTCATGTCAGTCCACAAACAAGTAAGTGTACTTAGCAAACAAGTACAGTTAGCTTTGTTACTATGTTTCACTGTATTTTAGAGGATGTCAAATGAGTGGTGGTCAATAATTTTCATCTATTCTCAAGTTATCCAGTCACTAGTACACTGGCAGCATGTGCCAAAAATCTGTGTTCAGAAAGCAGCTACAGTTTGATTTATGACATTTGAACTGGACTAACTTCAGAATGAATGATCTAAGTTACTCAGGAAAGGATGGATTttatggattattattattatttattacagattattattttttattacttgaaaaaaatgtggtgaaCTTTGTGAATGCCTTTTGGACCGCATTTTTGAACTACGTTTTTTAAGCTGTCTGCTGCTTGTATTTTGTGACTGTTCATATAAATTACTTTGCCATATTTGTATCCTAATTGGAGGACTGAAACTTCCAGACAGACAGATTTCGGGGTTTGTTTGTGACTTTGGTGTGAGCTTTTCTACTAGGCAAGCCACATAAACCTAGGCTGTGAGGGAATCCAAAGAAGGCCCATATCCTGAGCCCTCTTGCCAAATTTTGCGCCCTCTTTACTAATGGATGTCTTGGATCCTCTTGCTTTGTATGAAGAttcttacaagtaaaaaaaataaaaaattaaagcctaTGGAAAACGTATCTAGATcgtgcaaaatacaaaattttgtaaCAATGTTCCTTTCAAATCTTGTCCTTTCGTGTTCCTGTCAAGTATTCATTGTATAGGTATTACTATTCTGAATACTAGGATGTgtgtctttcattatttattaatctgCCCAGCAATATGACAggcaagtttcattttgaaaatcaacTTCTAATTATTTAGGGCTTGTTTCTGCAAGTTGTCCCTTGGGGCAAACCTCTGCAACTGCAGAGAGCCCTGTTCTATTCAAAATGAGTCTGAACAGGTGAGACATTTTGCATTATTCCAgcctttttctcttgtatttactGCTTTGGCCAAAAACTTGTTAATAGCACTAAAGAATATCAGATACCACAGGGTTTACTGACGTCGCAGGCCATCCTATGTCCTAGTTTTGTTGTTCTGAAAATACTCCCCGTACAgaaaggatttccttttttttttccccgcctcCTACAGAAACAGCTTTGTTGAGGAATGCAACACTAAATGAATCAGCAGCTGCTTCTATTTGCAAGCCAGTAGAGAAAATTCTGTTAGATAAAGTTGACGTTATAACTGGAGAAGAAGCAGAACACAATGTGTTACAGGTATGTATTTCATAAAGCCTTGATGGTGAGCAGTTTTGTGGTTGAAAAGATCATCTAGATCTATTACAGAtctgaaaataacttcagtttatattttaaattttcacttctTTAACTCTACTAACCCATTATTTCTATaggctgatattttctttttcatattacatttgttcattttataGTGCCTTTCAGTAAGTGGCTGCTTCAGAACTGCGTTCTACAGTTGTATTTTATAAGCATCTACACAGTGtaccagcagtaactaaaacttcaaaatttgaactgatttgggtaatgattttttttttgacaaaactatgtttggaaaaaagcaaTGTGTTGTCAAAGTAGTTAGTTTTATAGTTCATCTAAAATATCAATTATCTTTCTGGCCCTCCAGGATGTATCTTGCTAtacttcatcttcaaaatgttattttctcagaaaataccaatgatgtatatgtttttaaaaatcttaacattGAAAGTTGCATTATTTTATCATTGATTCAATCTTCTGTCTTGTCAGAACATGAAAGTTTTACTCTCTTTGGAGTGGTACTCTCCTAGTAGTGGTACTACTGGTATCCTGGTCTGCATAATGTTTCTAATGAGTGAGGGAATAAGATGTAGAACATTTGCAACAAATTCAGCTGTGGTAGTGGGTATTGCAGGTGAAGAGTTACTGAAGATGAAGTAATTGAAAAAGTAAACTGGGATTCATGCTGAATGTCCTCCATAACTAGCAGAAAGTTTAGCACACATCTGGGAGccatttcattttaagtaatAATGGTGATAGATCTATATATCTTTCTATACATGCATATGGATGTATTAAAAGCCGTATCAAAAGGTTTGAAAACATAAAGTTTTAGAACCAGTAATATTAACATTGGCTGGCAATTTCCattatgtatttctctttcagatcaaCTGCAAGCTTTTTGTATTTAACAAGCTTTCTTTAACCTGGATTGAAAGAGGCAGAGGATCCCTGAGGCTTAATGACACTTCCAGCAATAAATGTGGAATGTTGCAGTCAAGGCTAAGTAAGAATTAAGTAACGAAGTaacacatacacaaaacactAAATAACTTGTACTATTGCTGGCTAGCATAAGtttatttcagaacatttaaaactgaGTAGCTAGTTTTATTTAAGTCAAGTTGCTGGCCATCTTTTTAACATTGCCTGATAAAGTTACCTGTGTTACAAACTGAGGTACTGGGCATTTTTCACTGTTTGTACGCTCACGCTTGCATATGTTGTTGGGTTCTGTGTAATTGTGCTGCAGTGTATCTTTAGCTCAGTCACCAGTCTGACAGTTTACTCCCTTTTGGTTCTGCTTTTCCAGGATTTTCCAAGTGACTGTTTCAGGTCACTTCTAGAATGTTGTTGTTACTGTGCTGTCATTTTTTGTACTGTATTGCACAGTTTCAGCAGATTATTTGCTTTGTATGCCAGATGTATTGAAAAAACtaatatattttggtattttaaaaaatagttatctcATCATGTCAGGTTTTAGacctaattaaaaagaataactCATGAAAATATTAGTTGTATACAAGTGCTAGAGAAGACTGCTGCAGTGAAAACGAAGATGGTTCCAATGCCTTATATAAACCTTCTTATTTTAGTTATGCGAAATCAAGGCAGCCTGAGACTGATTCTCAACACCCGACTCTGGGATCAAATGGTTAtaaaaagagcaaacagaaagagCCTGTGCTTCACTGCAACAGACCAAGAGGACCACTCTGTTCAAGTATTTCTAATTCAggtaagcaagagagaaaaaccccagccaaatCCCCATTTCATCTAGGATTGTGAAGACTTGCTGAGGCTTTGGTTTTAGCAAATGGCCTTTGATGCTCTGTCAGGCTGTTCAGCTTAGCTGTTACATGGCTTTTAATATGAAATGAGTTAGAAAGTGCCATCCCTtggtatttcaaaaaaaaggtgtgaagatGGGATATGGCCTTAGGGCGGACATTTCCAGACTGTGGTTCACCTGCCACTGATGGAATGGATATCATTCCAGTCATATGCAGCAACtgctgtttcttacagaagcaacACTATTTTCTACACAGGTAGTTAGATATTCGTAAATTACTTTGGTACAAGGCAGCAGCTTTCTGCCATGGTTCTCGACACAGTGCTTGCAGTAATCCATCCAGTGTAGGACCTCCATTTCTCAGTTGAGGAGAACATAGATTTTGCAATGTCACCTTATGTAAGACAATAGTCTTGGGAATCCAGGTTTTCTCTAGCAAGGGCTGGTAAGTTGAGGATGGAAGTATGGTGGACTTAACTTGCAAATAAATAGCACATATGTCCTAGGTTAAGAAGTGAGAGCATCCACCTGAGTTTAAGGATGTCTCCGGTTTCCCCAGTAGACCTTTCTGGGAAGGGTTCAGCCTCCTGGGCAAGAAAAATAACTCGCCACTTCCAGGAAGTGTCACATGTCATACACAAGCAAAGCACTATGCACCTTATATGCCAGCACTGTAAGTCTGTCACTTCCAAACAGTTATTGACTTATGTATGGC harbors:
- the LOC126036559 gene encoding ran-binding protein 3-like translates to MRNQPIPACKGNVLHAGTRRSCAGCGGSVRSRHDAKAQPGLPERPDRPSDRWAPHQAARPQEQTARRSGSRSGRFNPKEECRTERSVLAQPTFVFEKKDRPLKRPAEDLVCKADNDFISCSRKRARSSSFTLRKSDSQSNTDTTVAQKRGRSSSFTILPTFPPSQPVKKNNIFMTSALLQRNPDLIRSTKEGSLSQSQLRNVIRPAILQPPQALACPENPVVSPVTKKEAYVQLSEDRSYSSAENSVSSKTAVRSSTTMNLSTSKTTQSQLFEDESVQNSSNSDFVFGENMVERVLSPEKHPQPCNGADSYNGEITSMYIEPFHVSPQTKTALLRNATLNESAAASICKPVEKILLDKVDVITGEEAEHNVLQINCKLFVFNKLSLTWIERGRGSLRLNDTSSNKCGMLQSRLIMRNQGSLRLILNTRLWDQMVIKRANRKSLCFTATDQEDHSVQVFLIQASSKDTEYLYAAMHHRLVALRSFAEQEPDANQVDAESEIAFEPLNCDSDDEDDEKITQVSSSGYDHSRWNHRQSIVCS